A region of Butyricicoccus intestinisimiae DNA encodes the following proteins:
- a CDS encoding S1C family serine protease codes for MDEFRKNTEQDASEQTTPFQTPVRGADEQPGAGYQNTGASYTHTNDTADSSGFSDAGNGGSTPPPHSNAYEQWSGGKKPSGPKGPKGPKKKFPWKPVAAVVIVGALAFGGGWAANGHISLPTLNSSSDSSADTGSGTSANTTKVQLSSTSEDMASYSEVYQKVSPSIVAIVVDSVQQGTESSGSGVIMSEDGYIITNNHVVEGGDMYKVVLSDGKSYTAKLVGTDEQTDLAVLKIDATGLTAAEFGDSDNLKVGDRAFAIGSPGGLEYQNSFTGGFISAINRNVTINDRVMTLIQTDTAINPGNSGGALINSAGQVIGITNSKLSASSSDSASIEGMGFAIPMTTVKEVVDELIASGHVTGRPAIGISGYDIDSTRASYFNLPQGVYVSSVDPASDAYQQGIQAGDIITGVNGKDITSMTDINEVKNELKVGDTMKLTIYRDGSTKEVSIKLIDQSTLSGTTSSSGSDRSSSEDNSSGRSGSQNGGSTNPYGSYGYGYTIP; via the coding sequence ATGGACGAGTTCCGCAAGAATACCGAGCAGGACGCATCGGAACAGACGACACCGTTCCAGACACCGGTGCGCGGCGCAGACGAGCAGCCGGGCGCAGGCTATCAGAATACCGGTGCATCCTATACACATACAAATGACACGGCTGACAGCAGCGGCTTTTCCGATGCAGGAAACGGCGGCAGTACGCCTCCCCCGCACAGCAATGCGTATGAACAGTGGAGCGGCGGCAAGAAGCCGAGCGGCCCGAAGGGTCCAAAGGGACCGAAAAAGAAGTTTCCGTGGAAGCCGGTGGCGGCTGTCGTTATTGTCGGTGCGCTGGCATTTGGCGGCGGCTGGGCAGCCAACGGACACATCTCGCTGCCGACACTGAACAGCTCCTCTGATAGCTCGGCGGACACCGGAAGCGGCACGTCCGCCAATACGACAAAGGTACAGCTGAGCAGCACGAGCGAGGATATGGCAAGCTATTCCGAAGTGTATCAGAAGGTTTCCCCGTCCATCGTTGCGATTGTCGTGGATTCTGTGCAGCAGGGTACGGAGTCCTCCGGTTCCGGCGTCATCATGAGTGAGGACGGCTATATCATCACCAATAACCATGTCGTCGAGGGCGGCGATATGTACAAGGTGGTTTTGAGCGATGGAAAAAGCTATACCGCGAAGCTGGTCGGCACCGATGAGCAGACGGATTTGGCAGTGCTCAAGATTGACGCAACTGGCCTGACCGCAGCGGAATTTGGCGATTCCGATAACCTGAAGGTGGGAGACCGCGCGTTTGCCATCGGCTCTCCCGGCGGTCTGGAATATCAGAACAGCTTCACCGGCGGCTTTATTTCCGCCATCAATCGAAATGTGACGATCAATGACCGCGTCATGACGCTGATTCAGACGGATACCGCGATTAACCCGGGCAACTCCGGCGGCGCACTCATCAACTCTGCCGGTCAGGTTATCGGCATTACGAACTCCAAGCTGAGTGCTTCGTCCTCTGACAGCGCGTCGATTGAAGGCATGGGCTTTGCCATCCCGATGACGACGGTGAAGGAAGTAGTGGATGAACTGATTGCAAGCGGGCATGTGACCGGCCGTCCGGCAATCGGCATCAGCGGCTATGACATTGACTCGACCCGTGCAAGCTATTTTAACCTGCCGCAGGGCGTCTATGTATCCAGCGTAGATCCGGCATCCGATGCATACCAACAGGGTATTCAGGCAGGCGATATTATCACCGGTGTCAACGGCAAGGACATTACCAGCATGACCGACATCAACGAGGTCAAGAACGAGCTGAAAGTCGGTGACACGATGAAGCTAACCATCTATCGAGACGGCAGCACCAAGGAAGTTTCCATCAAGCTGATTGACCAGTCTACGCTGAGCGGCACAACGTCGTCCTCCGGCAGCGATAGATCTTCTTCGGAAGACAACAGCAGCGGTCGGAGCGGCAGCCAGAACGGAGGCAGCACCAACCCATACGGCAGCTACGGATACGGCTATACCATCCCGTAA
- a CDS encoding response regulator transcription factor: protein MSKKILIVEDDGNIRELLRLYLEREGYEITEAANGEEGVELWRKINPDMILLDVMMPIMDGWQVCKIIRKESKVPIIIMTAKGETFDKVNGLEMGADDYIVKPLEMREVIARVRAIFRRLAPEDSGKISFDKLTVDKQAYDLIVDGKRVDAPPKEIELLYFLASNPNRVFTRAQLLDDVWGFDYFGDTRTVDVHVKRLREKLEGVSDKWDLKTVWGVGYKFETRD from the coding sequence ATGAGTAAGAAAATTTTGATTGTAGAAGATGACGGCAATATTCGGGAGCTTCTGCGCCTGTATCTGGAGCGCGAAGGCTATGAAATCACCGAGGCGGCAAACGGAGAAGAAGGCGTTGAACTGTGGCGCAAAATCAATCCGGACATGATTCTGCTCGATGTCATGATGCCGATTATGGACGGCTGGCAGGTGTGCAAAATTATCCGCAAGGAGAGCAAGGTGCCGATTATCATCATGACCGCGAAGGGTGAGACATTCGATAAGGTCAACGGTCTGGAAATGGGTGCCGATGATTATATCGTCAAGCCGCTGGAAATGCGTGAGGTCATTGCGCGCGTGCGTGCGATTTTCCGCCGGTTGGCACCGGAGGACAGCGGCAAGATTTCCTTTGATAAGCTGACCGTGGACAAGCAGGCATACGACCTTATCGTGGACGGCAAGCGCGTGGACGCACCGCCGAAGGAGATTGAATTGCTGTATTTCCTTGCCTCCAACCCGAACCGCGTGTTTACGCGCGCGCAGCTGCTGGATGACGTTTGGGGATTTGATTATTTTGGCGATACGCGTACCGTTGACGTTCATGTCAAGCGTCTGCGCGAAAAGCTGGAAGGCGTCAGCGACAAGTGGGACCTCAAGACGGTATGGGGTGTCGGTTATAAATTCGAGACCAGAGACTGA
- a CDS encoding sensor histidine kinase → MKNFFIKNYVCFAMLILVSFTFAGGMFMAQISRYSVQEKQEQLETTVNYIDDIVKNNLELFQNKDYDMFLDTYLDQQAAVSGCTVMLTDANGKVQAYSTPKNDDTFRGQMSGTISSQLVQKIRKDGSFFASGNASGLFSENYFIAGTTCKDASGNIAALVIAASPATSTTDLMHDIMKSYLLIVCVTLVLTMIISWFLSDMLTRPLKSLVSAAKKFGHGEFDVRVSENNNCDEIDELAVSFNNMATSLQQQEELSRGFVANVSHELKTPMTSIRGFVDGMLDGTIPPEKHTQYLKIISEEVGRLSRLVIRMLDAAKIQAGELIITPAPFDLIEMVARVLISFENQINDKHLDMDVEMADSLIVYGDGDHIYRVIYNLVDNAVKFVNDGGKLTIRAEQEGTMSRFLIRNTGSEIPAEDLPHVFERFYKVDRSRSRDKTGAGLGLYLVKSIVNMHGGDISVRSSGGETEFMFTMPMAEKKPMAEIKERVNKKTDL, encoded by the coding sequence ATGAAAAACTTTTTTATCAAGAATTATGTGTGCTTTGCCATGCTGATTCTCGTGAGCTTTACCTTCGCGGGCGGCATGTTCATGGCGCAAATCAGCCGCTATTCCGTGCAGGAAAAGCAGGAACAGCTGGAAACGACCGTCAATTACATTGACGACATTGTCAAAAACAACTTGGAGTTGTTCCAGAACAAGGACTACGACATGTTTTTGGACACGTATCTCGACCAGCAGGCCGCAGTCAGCGGCTGTACGGTCATGCTGACCGATGCAAACGGCAAGGTGCAGGCGTATTCGACACCGAAGAACGACGATACGTTTCGCGGTCAGATGTCGGGGACGATTAGCAGCCAGCTGGTACAAAAAATTCGCAAAGACGGCTCGTTTTTTGCCTCCGGCAATGCGAGCGGCCTGTTTTCCGAAAATTATTTTATCGCGGGCACGACCTGCAAGGATGCGTCCGGCAATATCGCGGCACTCGTGATTGCGGCATCTCCGGCGACATCAACCACCGATCTGATGCATGACATCATGAAGAGTTACCTGCTCATTGTCTGCGTCACACTGGTGCTGACAATGATTATCAGCTGGTTTCTGTCGGACATGCTGACGCGTCCGCTTAAGAGCCTGGTTTCCGCCGCAAAAAAATTCGGTCACGGTGAATTTGATGTGCGTGTATCCGAGAATAACAACTGCGATGAGATTGATGAGCTGGCGGTTAGCTTTAACAATATGGCGACCTCTCTGCAGCAGCAGGAGGAGCTCAGCCGCGGATTTGTGGCGAATGTTTCGCATGAGCTGAAAACGCCGATGACATCCATTCGCGGCTTTGTCGATGGCATGCTGGACGGCACGATTCCGCCGGAAAAGCACACGCAGTACTTAAAGATTATCTCGGAGGAAGTCGGCAGACTGTCGCGTCTGGTCATACGCATGCTGGATGCTGCGAAGATTCAGGCGGGAGAGCTTATCATCACACCGGCGCCGTTTGACCTGATTGAAATGGTTGCGCGCGTGCTCATCAGTTTTGAAAATCAAATCAATGATAAGCATCTGGACATGGATGTGGAAATGGCGGATTCTCTGATTGTTTACGGGGACGGAGATCATATCTATCGTGTCATTTACAATCTCGTGGACAATGCAGTGAAATTCGTCAATGACGGCGGCAAGCTGACCATTCGCGCCGAACAGGAGGGCACGATGAGCCGGTTCCTGATTCGCAATACCGGCTCGGAGATTCCGGCTGAGGATTTGCCGCACGTGTTTGAGCGATTCTACAAGGTAGACCGCAGCCGCAGCCGCGATAAGACCGGCGCCGGTCTGGGATTGTATCTGGTAAAATCCATCGTCAACATGCACGGCGGCGATATTTCTGTTCGTTCGTCCGGCGGAGAAACGGAATTTATGTTTACGATGCCGATGGCAGAGAAAAAGCCCATGGCAGAAATCAAAGAACGCGTGAACAAAAAAACAGATCTGTGA